The Panicum hallii strain FIL2 chromosome 5, PHallii_v3.1, whole genome shotgun sequence genome contains the following window.
ATATGGTACCGCTCATTGATATCTATTCAATGTAACCTGGAATTCACGACGAAATCTGATGCCCTCCTGCCATTACGTGTGGATGTCGAGCTCAGAGAGTAGGTACTGGAAGCAAGGAGTGCAGCTGCTTAGCAGGCCTGTGGAAGTGAATCCAGCGAGTTCGGTGATGAATGTTGAGGCGCATTTTGACCCTGAGGAGGGGGAGCTTGCGTTTAAATCCATGTTCTCGTGATGTGATAATGCAGTGCAAATTTTACGTGTGCCTAACTGAGCTCATGCATGTGTAGAACTTGGACAGCAGAGCTTTGCTCGTTTCCTTttgttggtcagcagctgatCCTGATATTGTGCTCACTGTTTGGGTGTGACGACGACTAAGGATAACTAGAGGGGTTTGCCGTCTTGAGCTAGAGCGAGAGGGTAATGCTACATCAACACTACTGCCAAATATTTAATCAGATATATCGATCACTAGCTAGTGTGTACAATTGACGTCCTCAACCAGCACGTAGCAACATCCTTGTCGTGTTTCTATAGCGATCTCATCTCACACCATCTTGTTTGGATATCCTGCTGGCTGTTGAGGTAGGCAAAACCCCTTGTAGTCTGTTATTCAACATGCATGTGCATGTCTACAGCAATCACCCAGGCCTCGATCGGCATCAAAATAATGCTTCATCTTGACCATGAACCAGCAAGTGGTATCATCATCGGTAGGATGACAGCTTAGCGTGGGGATGAGATCTGTCAAGCTTCTGGAACTGGAAGGGTGAATAATTGTCCCCAAGCCTGGGAAGGAGCTGAAAACCCGGGACGACGCTGCTCTCGGAGGAATCCATGTCACAGACAAGTTGCCAAGAATCATCCAGCAGGGAGCTAGCAGGCACTGACTGGTCTGGTCCATACGGCAGGCTTCCAACTGTACACCTCGCTGCGGACCGAAAATACCACATAGCGCACGTGCGCCGGGCGTTCTTTACCGCGGACCATACGTTTGTGCGCCGTGATTCGTGCGTCGCTTTTTCAACCGTTTGTATTCCCTTCCGGCAGCCCGTATTTGTTGTTTTGCGAGCACATGGCTCGTATTTGTTGTTTTGGAGATGGGTTTGGTCCATTGTTGGGTTCAAACCATGTGTGGTTAGAGGAATGAATTCAATCCAGTTctttgtttggttggagagatTTATAGGGATGGAATGGATGTTAATTTCACACCGCTAGCAACAGCCATACGCGGGCCCCACATGTCATCCTTTTTTTTTTCGTGTGCTCATCCTCTACCTAAGAGCCGCTTGAGCTCCCTGCTCCTCGCCGCCCCTGCCTCGCGCGCACTCGCCCCTACCGGCCGCGCACCCCCGTGAGCTGCTGGCCGCGCTGCCGCTCGTGCGCTCCCACGCGCTCGCCACACGGCCGCCCACCCTTGCGAGCTCCGCCCCGCGCTCCTCCTCCCGGGCAGGACGCGGCAGCCCTCACGAGCTCCTGCTGGCCGCGCTGTCGCTCGCGACGCCGCCCTCCCCTGTCTCCACCGTGGGCCCCGCTCCTCCGTCTCGCCTCGCTTCGCTCCTCTGCCGAGCCACTGCACCGCCGAGGTCCGCCCCGATGCCTCTTCCCGCCCAGCGCCGGTCGCAGTCGTCCGCCACCGTGCCTCTTCTCGctcagcgccggcgagctccgcccGGCCCCGTGCCTCTGCCCGCCCCCTCAGCCGGCCGCGGCGTGCCTCGGCTTCTGCCCGGCCCTGCGCCGGCGTGCTCGCCCGCGCCTCCACCCGCCCCACACGCTAGCGGCGGCGTGTCTCCGCCCGCGAGCTCGGCCTCGCCCATGCCCCTGAGGACGGACGCGAGACGGCACGTAACGGGGTCAAAGTGGGTTGAGATGGTCCCTCTAATTCGGAGGGATCGTCTCAACCCGCATCCGAGGGATATATTCTCCTTGCACGTGAACTCAATCCTTGTGCATTTAGAACCAAATACGGGTTCGTCTAGATCCGACCTATCTTAACCTATTTCAACCTTCGAACCAAACACATGCTTCGACTTCCCTCTAGCCGATGGTACCGCCATGTCCGGCGAACTTTCCGGCATGATGGCCACCGCCGGCGAACTTTACGGCGAGCAGCGAACGATATTTCTATTTCTATTGTCTTTTCATCTTGCTCTGCTTCTCTCTCTCAGCGCGAACGCCCCGTCACAGTGGCCACCGCCAGCGAACTTTCCATCAAGCAGCCGCCGCCATTTCGTCTGTCAGTGCCTCTCTCCATCGCCTCCTACGGCGCCGTGTGCAAGCGCTCACTACCATCGAGTTCTCCGTGCTCGAGCAGCCATCGCCGCCGTGCTCGCCACCGTCGAGttatatatatctctctctctctcagttCTTTTTAGACTTCCCTCTGGCCGATGGCACCCCGGCACGGTGGCCACCGCTAGCAAACTTTACGGCGAGCAGCGAACAACCTGTTACCAACGCGCGAAGTAGTCCCCAAACTCACTGTTGTAGTACAAGCCTTTGCGCCAGCCGCATATGTTTTGAATATGCGTGCACATTTTGTGCACGCAATGTCTCAATCTAAGCCCACCAAGCAGCAGCAAATTGCATTGCCACATCATTCAATGAAGAAAATTGAGCTAATTCCCTAAGTACCAAAGAAGTTAACATGGCTTCCTTTTGCCATAGAATTTTTCGAAATTCTCTCCATGCCACGGCTTCAAATTTTTATCCCCTCAATACCAATTCCGTCTATAAGGTGTTATGTTGCAGTTAAGTAACCTGAAAAAGACACATTTGCACCTCAAATGTAATTCTCTACTATAAAAAACATTCAAGGGAGAAAGTTACATCGCAAGTTACAACTGATAAGCAACCAAGATTTCGGCATCTGGCAAACTTCTTGGGTTATTACTAACTAGCATGTTGACGAGCGCGAGAGCTATGTTGGTGTACTGCTTGGCGCGGCTCACCCTAGCACGCAGCTCGGCActcaccggcgccggcgcggatTTCCAAGGCCAGAGGCCGTCGGTGCACGTGTCCTCGTCGGTCATGGCGGCGCTGAGCCACGTGAGCGCGTCGTCCACGCGCCAAAGCACCTCAAGGCCCATGGCTTGCTCGACCCCGCCCAGCCGCTtggccgcgcgcgccgcttGGTCCGCGGCCGACGCGACGGCCTCGGTGCAGTCGTAGAACCCGGTGGAGCCGggcggcgggattcgcgcggCCAGCGGGTAGAGGACGGCGAGCTTGAGGTTGGCGGAGGCCAGCGCGAGGCTGGAGTGGACGGAAGCCGCGTGCGGGGCCAGCCCCGCACGGCAGAGGCACGGGTAGAGCGTGCGCGCGCAGCAGCCGCGCACGAACTCCACCTCCGCCTGCTCCGCCCTTGCATCCGTCGACCTCGCCGCACGACCCCAGCCCCTGGTCGAGCTTGCCCGAGCCCGAATCGCTGTTTTTCCGATAGCCGAAGCTGCTCCGCTGCTTGAAGCTCTGCCGCCCACGGTGAGCAccccctccgccgcctctcccGCCCTGCTAGCTCCATGGATGGGATGCGTGCGAGCTTGCGGAGCTCACGCGGCACACGGCCTTCCCTTCCCCGCCCCGCGCGTGGGGGAATTGAAATACGGGCACTGTGGGTATCACGCTACATCCCTTCAAGTTCTGTTAAAATCTAAAAGATTACTAATGGAATTGGCACCGGCACGGAGGGATAAAATTTTGAAACCGTAGCAATGAGGAAATTTTGTAAAATTTTATGGCACCGAAGGAAGCCATGATACCCTCAATGCCATTATAAATTTAACTTATTCCTCAATGCTATCGAAATTTAGACCATTGCTTTAGCATACGTTTGGTTGGAGGGTCGAAGTGGGTTGGAACAGGTCGAACCCAGATAGCCCAATATTTGGATGTAAATTTAGGTGGGTTGGGACGGACCTCTAGAGGAATATCCGCTCTACATGCGGGTTCATTCTATCCCTCCAAATTCATGCGGGTTTGCAAGAGGGGAAATGTTCTAGAACTTCCAGTGTTTATTCTGCTAAATCCTAAGGATTTATTTCCTAAAATCCCCTTTCCAAGCAGGGCATTTTCATGTTTATTTGCCGTCTCACGTTCGTCTGCGAGGGGCGATGCAGAGCTAGGCGGCAGCTGAGGCAGGGCGGCGTGGAACCGCGCGGCGAccgcggcaggggcggcggggaaCCGAGCGGTGGCCGTGGCGGGGGTAACGTGAAGCATCCCCTCAttagaggtgactaaatgtgatacaaatatcagtcccaggaggctgataacacatttattacatcagatggttcattaccgtacaaaacCGTCGAGTTAGCGA
Protein-coding sequences here:
- the LOC112892847 gene encoding 21 kDa protein-like, yielding MLHVTPATATARFPAAPAAVAARFHAALPQLPPSSASPLADEPRTHPIHGASRAGEAAEGVLTVGGRASSSGAASAIGKTAIRARASSTRGWGRAARSTDARAEQAEVEFVRGCCARTLYPCLCRAGLAPHAASVHSSLALASANLKLAVLYPLAARIPPPGSTGFYDCTEAVASAADQAARAAKRLGGVEQAMGLEVLWRVDDALTWLSAAMTDEDTCTDGLWPWKSAPAPVSAELRARVSRAKQYTNIALALVNMLVSNNPRSLPDAEILVAYQL